One genomic window of Triplophysa rosa linkage group LG11, Trosa_1v2, whole genome shotgun sequence includes the following:
- the LOC130561115 gene encoding uncharacterized protein LOC130561115 isoform X1 gives MFPMKMKLLLCFFISLHVMLSDERLIVSGSNFSLSAYVGQDMTLNCSVDSHIPPEEVSWKKIDKHGNILVLLYQNNKIHPDSSDERYRDRVEFFSDEIHRGNFSLRLKRVRTEDKGLYMCQVFAGPLTANTTVELQQLGFSGFHVMVLILCVTACGSVLLIWWLILRSQNSVLCVQMCLVFCPNILMFFAFVFWGVSEGFLNETVTCCALFFLRPLMLLWSAPQDNDFPEKMRYVACYSFCLEFILFTSVVFSVLYKNVGNRLLHFSAFERSMITVLFGMMPVLCVIIIVYIVFTVAAATHPLKLNIMAFISFDILPPLQLILLFYAFGVARGTFLIAGVLPVIVIVARFNWNYICGREGLKCHPLVTRTVWFIFTLLMNVIIGSFYLMALENEEDIAGWACLIMFLQVLWAVINFRRSFNHWGVKINVAVYLFGSAGVVLINAVALMTKLIVKKVNGEHSLGDLRVTVFTSESLFAVCLLILQIYDVSGGFKQSETQLRRQPSFTQRYYNRGSSLQIHGTEPIAQQNP, from the exons ATGTTCCCTATGAAGATGAAACTACTTCTCTGCTTTTTCATTTCACTACATGTGATGCTATCAGATG AACGTTTGATAGTGTCAGGATCAAACTTTTCTTTATCTGCGTACGTTGGTCAGGACATGACTCTGAACTGCTCTGTGGACTCTCACATCCCACCTGAAGAAGTTTCATGGAAGAAAATAGATAAACATGGAAACATCCTGGTTCTGCTCTATCAAAACAACAAGATCCATCCAGATTCATCAGATGAGCGATAcagagacagagttgagttcttCAGTGATGAAATCCACAGAGGAAACTTCTCTCTCAGACTGAAGAGAGTCAGAACTGAAGATAAAGGACTTTACATGTGTCAAGTGTTTGCTGGACCACTTACAGCCAACACGACTGTAGAACTTCAACAACTGG gttTCTCTGGTTTCCACGTAATGGTGTTGATTCTCTGTGTTACTGCATGTGGATCTGTTCTTCTGATCTGGTGGCTAATCTTGAGATCACAAAACAGTG TCCTTTGTGTTCAGATGTGTCTGGTCTTCTGTCCAAATATCCTCATGTTCTTTGCTTTTGTCTTCTGGGGTGTTTCTGAAG GATTTCTGAATGAGACGGTCACCTGCTGTGCTCTGTTTTTTCTACGACCACTAATGTTGCTTTGGTCTGCACCTCAAGACAACGACTTTCCAG AAAAGATGAGGTATGTTGCGTGTTACAGCTTTTGCCTGGAATTTATTCTTTTCACAAGTGTGGTCTTTTCAG TTCTTTATAAAAACGTTGGGAACAGACTCCTGCATTTTTCAGCCTTTGAAAGAAGCATGATAACAGTCTTGTTTGGAATGATGCCTGTCTTGTGTGTCATCATCATTGTTTACA TAGTGTTCACTGTAGCCGCAGCGACGCATCCATTAAAACTCAACATTATGGCTTTTATAAGCTTTGATATTCTGCCACCATTACAACTAATACTTTTATTCTACGCATTCGGTGTTGCCAGAGGAA CATTTCTCATTGCTGGAGTTTTACCAGTGATTGTAATCGTGGCAAGATTTAACTGGAACTATATATGTGGAAGAGAAGGACTCAAAT GTCATCCTTTGGTCACGAGAACAGTGTGGTTTATATTCACATTGCTGATGAATGTAATAATAGGCTCTTTTTACCTCATGGCTCTGGAAAACGAGGAAG atattgcaGGATGGGCTTGTTTGATCATGTTTCTTCAAGTTCTATGGGCCGTTATTAACTTCAGGCGTTCCTTTAATCATTGGG GTGTCAAGATCAATGTCGCTGTATATTTGTTTGGATCAGCTGGTGTTGTTTTAATCAACGCTGTTGCTCTGATGACTAAATTGATCGTGAAGAAAG TTAATGGTGAACATTCACTGGGGGATCTGAGAGTCACCGTCTTCACCTCTGAAAGCCTGTTTGCTGTATGTCTGTTGATTCTACAAATTTATGACG TATCTGGAGGATTTAAGCAATCAGAGACTCAGCTTCGCCGTCAG CCTTCCTTCACACAACGCTACTACAACAGAGGCAGTTCTTTACAGATCCACGGCACAGAACCCATAGCTCAGCAGAACCCATAG
- the LOC130561115 gene encoding uncharacterized protein LOC130561115 isoform X2, whose translation MFPMKMKLLLCFFISLHVMLSDERLIVSGSNFSLSAYVGQDMTLNCSVDSHIPPEEVSWKKIDKHGNILVLLYQNNKIHPDSSDERYRDRVEFFSDEIHRGNFSLRLKRVRTEDKGLYMCQVFAGPLTANTTVELQQLGFSGFHVMVLILCVTACGSVLLIWWLILRSQNSVLCVQMCLVFCPNILMFFAFVFWGVSEGFLNETVTCCALFFLRPLMLLWSAPQDNDFPEKMRYVACYSFCLEFILFTSVVFSVLYKNVGNRLLHFSAFERSMITVLFGMMPVLCVIIIVYIVFTVAAATHPLKLNIMAFISFDILPPLQLILLFYAFGVARGTFLIAGVLPVIVIVARFNWNYICGREGLKCHPLVTRTVWFIFTLLMNVIIGSFYLMALENEEDIAGWACLIMFLQVLWAVINFRRSFNHWGVKINVAVYLFGSAGVVLINAVALMTKLIVKKVNGEHSLGDLRVTVFTSESLFAVCLLILQIYDVSGGFKQSETQLRRQIHGTEPIAQQNP comes from the exons ATGTTCCCTATGAAGATGAAACTACTTCTCTGCTTTTTCATTTCACTACATGTGATGCTATCAGATG AACGTTTGATAGTGTCAGGATCAAACTTTTCTTTATCTGCGTACGTTGGTCAGGACATGACTCTGAACTGCTCTGTGGACTCTCACATCCCACCTGAAGAAGTTTCATGGAAGAAAATAGATAAACATGGAAACATCCTGGTTCTGCTCTATCAAAACAACAAGATCCATCCAGATTCATCAGATGAGCGATAcagagacagagttgagttcttCAGTGATGAAATCCACAGAGGAAACTTCTCTCTCAGACTGAAGAGAGTCAGAACTGAAGATAAAGGACTTTACATGTGTCAAGTGTTTGCTGGACCACTTACAGCCAACACGACTGTAGAACTTCAACAACTGG gttTCTCTGGTTTCCACGTAATGGTGTTGATTCTCTGTGTTACTGCATGTGGATCTGTTCTTCTGATCTGGTGGCTAATCTTGAGATCACAAAACAGTG TCCTTTGTGTTCAGATGTGTCTGGTCTTCTGTCCAAATATCCTCATGTTCTTTGCTTTTGTCTTCTGGGGTGTTTCTGAAG GATTTCTGAATGAGACGGTCACCTGCTGTGCTCTGTTTTTTCTACGACCACTAATGTTGCTTTGGTCTGCACCTCAAGACAACGACTTTCCAG AAAAGATGAGGTATGTTGCGTGTTACAGCTTTTGCCTGGAATTTATTCTTTTCACAAGTGTGGTCTTTTCAG TTCTTTATAAAAACGTTGGGAACAGACTCCTGCATTTTTCAGCCTTTGAAAGAAGCATGATAACAGTCTTGTTTGGAATGATGCCTGTCTTGTGTGTCATCATCATTGTTTACA TAGTGTTCACTGTAGCCGCAGCGACGCATCCATTAAAACTCAACATTATGGCTTTTATAAGCTTTGATATTCTGCCACCATTACAACTAATACTTTTATTCTACGCATTCGGTGTTGCCAGAGGAA CATTTCTCATTGCTGGAGTTTTACCAGTGATTGTAATCGTGGCAAGATTTAACTGGAACTATATATGTGGAAGAGAAGGACTCAAAT GTCATCCTTTGGTCACGAGAACAGTGTGGTTTATATTCACATTGCTGATGAATGTAATAATAGGCTCTTTTTACCTCATGGCTCTGGAAAACGAGGAAG atattgcaGGATGGGCTTGTTTGATCATGTTTCTTCAAGTTCTATGGGCCGTTATTAACTTCAGGCGTTCCTTTAATCATTGGG GTGTCAAGATCAATGTCGCTGTATATTTGTTTGGATCAGCTGGTGTTGTTTTAATCAACGCTGTTGCTCTGATGACTAAATTGATCGTGAAGAAAG TTAATGGTGAACATTCACTGGGGGATCTGAGAGTCACCGTCTTCACCTCTGAAAGCCTGTTTGCTGTATGTCTGTTGATTCTACAAATTTATGACG TATCTGGAGGATTTAAGCAATCAGAGACTCAGCTTCGCCGTCAG ATCCACGGCACAGAACCCATAGCTCAGCAGAACCCATAG